A genome region from Carya illinoinensis cultivar Pawnee chromosome 2, C.illinoinensisPawnee_v1, whole genome shotgun sequence includes the following:
- the LOC122300463 gene encoding uncharacterized protein LOC122300463 isoform X3, translated as MVCSLGSGRMAAMARLLVAGSFSQTMADEVGHRKLSAQYICRELCEAVEANLLDEEDMHVFGLKPMAEPLQLVCCNACKKPIKASQYAAHAEICRSLNSVEETTLEFDGSAVNRKLPKKERKKLLTAYSNQATPIGGKDKSESVDADNSAVSESHLDNQAGIASCAKRNSACMDVASMTDVSGVGPGNEDNPACLMPPPAKRSKPIAAGCLLLSSDSEAVSGVKKITSTADAFPLFDNKSCGVILSDAPVPLATKIYYSQRTYRHRTELTHLYCEASTKELCSDMVSSKNLRENMIPLQVSTPREPSGEPMEDTLTRKQRHTYTLSSVRSPDQILAQSSEVCLGKTGGFLSTSDFPNQHPVDNVLRPEASPVGLRSKYISKPYSFAGNSGKPLGTMQQPNGGVPVL; from the exons ATGGTATGCTCTCTCGGAAGTGGGAGAATGGCAGCCATGGCAAGGCTTCTTGTGGCTGGGAGCTTCTCACAAACCATGGCAG ATGAAGTTGGGCACCGGAAATTATCTGCTCAATACATATGTAGAGAACTATGCGAGGCAGTCGAAGCAAATTTACTTGACGAagaag ATATGCATGTCTTTGGTTTGAAGCCTATGGCTGAACCTTTGCAATTG GTATGTTGCAATGCTTGCAAGAAGCCCATCAAGGCCAGTCAATATGCGGCTCATGCAG aaatctGTAGGTCACTAAATTCTGTAGAAGAAACTACTTTGGAGTTTGATGGCAGTGCTGTGAACAGGAAACTTCCAAAGAAGGAGAGAAAGAAGTTATTAACTGCTTATTCTA ACCAAGCTACTCCTATTGGGGGGAAAGATAAGTCTGAATCCGTGGATGCTGATAACTCTGCTGTATCAGAATCCCACTTGGACAATCAAGCTGGAATAGCTTCCTGTGCAAAAA GAAATTCAGCCTGTATGGATGTGGCATCTATGACGGATGTTTCAGGAGTTGGTCCCGGAAATGAGGACAACCCAGCTTGTCTAATGCCGCCTCCAGCAAAACGTTCTAAACC GATTGCAGCTGGTTGTCTACTTCTATCAAGTGATTCAGAAGCAGTATCTGGTGTCAAAAAAATCACAAGCACTGCAGATGCATTTCCCT TATTTGACAATAAATCTTGTGGCGTAATTCTATCAGATGCTCCAGTTCCTCTAGCTACAAAAATATACTACTCACAAAGAACTTATCGTCACCGAACAGAACTTACTCATCTTTATTGTGAGGCATCAACCAAGGAACTTTGCAGTGATATGGTGAGTTCAAAGAATTTACGGGAAAACATGATTCCATTGCAAGTTTCAACTCCAAGGGAGCCTTCAGGTGAACCAATGGAGGACACGCTCACCAGGAAG CAGAGACATACATACACTTTGTCTTCTGTGCGAAGCCCTGATCAAATACTTGCACAAAGTTCAGAAGTATGCTTGGGTAAAACTGGAGGATTCCTCTCAACCAGCGACTTCCCCAATCAGCATCCTGTGGATAATGTTTTGAGGCCTGAGGCCAGTCCTGTTGGATTGAGAAGCAAATATATTTCAAAGCCTTATTCTTTTGCAGGCAATTCAG GAAAACCACTGGGGACCATGCAGCAGCCAAATGGAGGTGTTCCTGTTTTATAG
- the LOC122300463 gene encoding uncharacterized protein LOC122300463 isoform X2 — MVCSLGSGRMAAMARLLVAGSFSQTMADEVGHRKLSAQYICRELCEAVEANLLDEEDMHVFGLKPMAEPLQLVCCNACKKPIKASQYAAHAEICRSLNSVEETTLEFDGSAVNRKLPKKERKKLLTAYSNQATPIGGKDKSESVDADNSAVSESHLDNQAGIASCAKRNSACMDVASMTDVSGVGPGNEDNPACLMPPPAKRSKPYASLFQWIAAGCLLLSSDSEAVSGVKKITSTADAFPLFDNKSCGVILSDAPVPLATKIYYSQRTYRHRTELTHLYCEASTKELCSDMVSSKNLRENMIPLQVSTPREPSGEPMEDTLTRKRHTYTLSSVRSPDQILAQSSEVCLGKTGGFLSTSDFPNQHPVDNVLRPEASPVGLRSKYISKPYSFAGNSGKPLGTMQQPNGGVPVL, encoded by the exons ATGGTATGCTCTCTCGGAAGTGGGAGAATGGCAGCCATGGCAAGGCTTCTTGTGGCTGGGAGCTTCTCACAAACCATGGCAG ATGAAGTTGGGCACCGGAAATTATCTGCTCAATACATATGTAGAGAACTATGCGAGGCAGTCGAAGCAAATTTACTTGACGAagaag ATATGCATGTCTTTGGTTTGAAGCCTATGGCTGAACCTTTGCAATTG GTATGTTGCAATGCTTGCAAGAAGCCCATCAAGGCCAGTCAATATGCGGCTCATGCAG aaatctGTAGGTCACTAAATTCTGTAGAAGAAACTACTTTGGAGTTTGATGGCAGTGCTGTGAACAGGAAACTTCCAAAGAAGGAGAGAAAGAAGTTATTAACTGCTTATTCTA ACCAAGCTACTCCTATTGGGGGGAAAGATAAGTCTGAATCCGTGGATGCTGATAACTCTGCTGTATCAGAATCCCACTTGGACAATCAAGCTGGAATAGCTTCCTGTGCAAAAA GAAATTCAGCCTGTATGGATGTGGCATCTATGACGGATGTTTCAGGAGTTGGTCCCGGAAATGAGGACAACCCAGCTTGTCTAATGCCGCCTCCAGCAAAACGTTCTAAACCGTATGCTTCTTTGTTCCAATG GATTGCAGCTGGTTGTCTACTTCTATCAAGTGATTCAGAAGCAGTATCTGGTGTCAAAAAAATCACAAGCACTGCAGATGCATTTCCCT TATTTGACAATAAATCTTGTGGCGTAATTCTATCAGATGCTCCAGTTCCTCTAGCTACAAAAATATACTACTCACAAAGAACTTATCGTCACCGAACAGAACTTACTCATCTTTATTGTGAGGCATCAACCAAGGAACTTTGCAGTGATATGGTGAGTTCAAAGAATTTACGGGAAAACATGATTCCATTGCAAGTTTCAACTCCAAGGGAGCCTTCAGGTGAACCAATGGAGGACACGCTCACCAGGAAG AGACATACATACACTTTGTCTTCTGTGCGAAGCCCTGATCAAATACTTGCACAAAGTTCAGAAGTATGCTTGGGTAAAACTGGAGGATTCCTCTCAACCAGCGACTTCCCCAATCAGCATCCTGTGGATAATGTTTTGAGGCCTGAGGCCAGTCCTGTTGGATTGAGAAGCAAATATATTTCAAAGCCTTATTCTTTTGCAGGCAATTCAG GAAAACCACTGGGGACCATGCAGCAGCCAAATGGAGGTGTTCCTGTTTTATAG
- the LOC122300463 gene encoding uncharacterized protein LOC122300463 isoform X1, which produces MVCSLGSGRMAAMARLLVAGSFSQTMADEVGHRKLSAQYICRELCEAVEANLLDEEDMHVFGLKPMAEPLQLVCCNACKKPIKASQYAAHAEICRSLNSVEETTLEFDGSAVNRKLPKKERKKLLTAYSNQATPIGGKDKSESVDADNSAVSESHLDNQAGIASCAKRNSACMDVASMTDVSGVGPGNEDNPACLMPPPAKRSKPYASLFQWIAAGCLLLSSDSEAVSGVKKITSTADAFPLFDNKSCGVILSDAPVPLATKIYYSQRTYRHRTELTHLYCEASTKELCSDMVSSKNLRENMIPLQVSTPREPSGEPMEDTLTRKQRHTYTLSSVRSPDQILAQSSEVCLGKTGGFLSTSDFPNQHPVDNVLRPEASPVGLRSKYISKPYSFAGNSGKPLGTMQQPNGGVPVL; this is translated from the exons ATGGTATGCTCTCTCGGAAGTGGGAGAATGGCAGCCATGGCAAGGCTTCTTGTGGCTGGGAGCTTCTCACAAACCATGGCAG ATGAAGTTGGGCACCGGAAATTATCTGCTCAATACATATGTAGAGAACTATGCGAGGCAGTCGAAGCAAATTTACTTGACGAagaag ATATGCATGTCTTTGGTTTGAAGCCTATGGCTGAACCTTTGCAATTG GTATGTTGCAATGCTTGCAAGAAGCCCATCAAGGCCAGTCAATATGCGGCTCATGCAG aaatctGTAGGTCACTAAATTCTGTAGAAGAAACTACTTTGGAGTTTGATGGCAGTGCTGTGAACAGGAAACTTCCAAAGAAGGAGAGAAAGAAGTTATTAACTGCTTATTCTA ACCAAGCTACTCCTATTGGGGGGAAAGATAAGTCTGAATCCGTGGATGCTGATAACTCTGCTGTATCAGAATCCCACTTGGACAATCAAGCTGGAATAGCTTCCTGTGCAAAAA GAAATTCAGCCTGTATGGATGTGGCATCTATGACGGATGTTTCAGGAGTTGGTCCCGGAAATGAGGACAACCCAGCTTGTCTAATGCCGCCTCCAGCAAAACGTTCTAAACCGTATGCTTCTTTGTTCCAATG GATTGCAGCTGGTTGTCTACTTCTATCAAGTGATTCAGAAGCAGTATCTGGTGTCAAAAAAATCACAAGCACTGCAGATGCATTTCCCT TATTTGACAATAAATCTTGTGGCGTAATTCTATCAGATGCTCCAGTTCCTCTAGCTACAAAAATATACTACTCACAAAGAACTTATCGTCACCGAACAGAACTTACTCATCTTTATTGTGAGGCATCAACCAAGGAACTTTGCAGTGATATGGTGAGTTCAAAGAATTTACGGGAAAACATGATTCCATTGCAAGTTTCAACTCCAAGGGAGCCTTCAGGTGAACCAATGGAGGACACGCTCACCAGGAAG CAGAGACATACATACACTTTGTCTTCTGTGCGAAGCCCTGATCAAATACTTGCACAAAGTTCAGAAGTATGCTTGGGTAAAACTGGAGGATTCCTCTCAACCAGCGACTTCCCCAATCAGCATCCTGTGGATAATGTTTTGAGGCCTGAGGCCAGTCCTGTTGGATTGAGAAGCAAATATATTTCAAAGCCTTATTCTTTTGCAGGCAATTCAG GAAAACCACTGGGGACCATGCAGCAGCCAAATGGAGGTGTTCCTGTTTTATAG
- the LOC122300463 gene encoding uncharacterized protein LOC122300463 isoform X4, protein MVCSLGSGRMAAMARLLVAGSFSQTMADEVGHRKLSAQYICRELCEAVEANLLDEEDMHVFGLKPMAEPLQLVCCNACKKPIKASQYAAHAEICRSLNSVEETTLEFDGSAVNRKLPKKERKKLLTAYSNQATPIGGKDKSESVDADNSAVSESHLDNQAGIASCAKRNSACMDVASMTDVSGVGPGNEDNPACLMPPPAKRSKPYASLFQWIAAGCLLLSSDSEAVSGVKKITSTADAFPYAPVPLATKIYYSQRTYRHRTELTHLYCEASTKELCSDMVSSKNLRENMIPLQVSTPREPSGEPMEDTLTRKQRHTYTLSSVRSPDQILAQSSEVCLGKTGGFLSTSDFPNQHPVDNVLRPEASPVGLRSKYISKPYSFAGNSGKPLGTMQQPNGGVPVL, encoded by the exons ATGGTATGCTCTCTCGGAAGTGGGAGAATGGCAGCCATGGCAAGGCTTCTTGTGGCTGGGAGCTTCTCACAAACCATGGCAG ATGAAGTTGGGCACCGGAAATTATCTGCTCAATACATATGTAGAGAACTATGCGAGGCAGTCGAAGCAAATTTACTTGACGAagaag ATATGCATGTCTTTGGTTTGAAGCCTATGGCTGAACCTTTGCAATTG GTATGTTGCAATGCTTGCAAGAAGCCCATCAAGGCCAGTCAATATGCGGCTCATGCAG aaatctGTAGGTCACTAAATTCTGTAGAAGAAACTACTTTGGAGTTTGATGGCAGTGCTGTGAACAGGAAACTTCCAAAGAAGGAGAGAAAGAAGTTATTAACTGCTTATTCTA ACCAAGCTACTCCTATTGGGGGGAAAGATAAGTCTGAATCCGTGGATGCTGATAACTCTGCTGTATCAGAATCCCACTTGGACAATCAAGCTGGAATAGCTTCCTGTGCAAAAA GAAATTCAGCCTGTATGGATGTGGCATCTATGACGGATGTTTCAGGAGTTGGTCCCGGAAATGAGGACAACCCAGCTTGTCTAATGCCGCCTCCAGCAAAACGTTCTAAACCGTATGCTTCTTTGTTCCAATG GATTGCAGCTGGTTGTCTACTTCTATCAAGTGATTCAGAAGCAGTATCTGGTGTCAAAAAAATCACAAGCACTGCAGATGCATTTCCCT ATGCTCCAGTTCCTCTAGCTACAAAAATATACTACTCACAAAGAACTTATCGTCACCGAACAGAACTTACTCATCTTTATTGTGAGGCATCAACCAAGGAACTTTGCAGTGATATGGTGAGTTCAAAGAATTTACGGGAAAACATGATTCCATTGCAAGTTTCAACTCCAAGGGAGCCTTCAGGTGAACCAATGGAGGACACGCTCACCAGGAAG CAGAGACATACATACACTTTGTCTTCTGTGCGAAGCCCTGATCAAATACTTGCACAAAGTTCAGAAGTATGCTTGGGTAAAACTGGAGGATTCCTCTCAACCAGCGACTTCCCCAATCAGCATCCTGTGGATAATGTTTTGAGGCCTGAGGCCAGTCCTGTTGGATTGAGAAGCAAATATATTTCAAAGCCTTATTCTTTTGCAGGCAATTCAG GAAAACCACTGGGGACCATGCAGCAGCCAAATGGAGGTGTTCCTGTTTTATAG
- the LOC122300463 gene encoding uncharacterized protein LOC122300463 isoform X5 — translation MVCSLGSGRMAAMARLLVAGSFSQTMADEVGHRKLSAQYICRELCEAVEANLLDEEDMHVFGLKPMAEPLQLVCCNACKKPIKASQYAAHAEICRSLNSVEETTLEFDGSAVNRKLPKKERKKLLTAYSNQATPIGGKDKSESVDADNSAVSESHLDNQAGIASCAKRNSACMDVASMTDVSGVGPGNEDNPACLMPPPAKRSKPIAAGCLLLSSDSEAVSGVKKITSTADAFPYAPVPLATKIYYSQRTYRHRTELTHLYCEASTKELCSDMVSSKNLRENMIPLQVSTPREPSGEPMEDTLTRKQRHTYTLSSVRSPDQILAQSSEVCLGKTGGFLSTSDFPNQHPVDNVLRPEASPVGLRSKYISKPYSFAGNSGKPLGTMQQPNGGVPVL, via the exons ATGGTATGCTCTCTCGGAAGTGGGAGAATGGCAGCCATGGCAAGGCTTCTTGTGGCTGGGAGCTTCTCACAAACCATGGCAG ATGAAGTTGGGCACCGGAAATTATCTGCTCAATACATATGTAGAGAACTATGCGAGGCAGTCGAAGCAAATTTACTTGACGAagaag ATATGCATGTCTTTGGTTTGAAGCCTATGGCTGAACCTTTGCAATTG GTATGTTGCAATGCTTGCAAGAAGCCCATCAAGGCCAGTCAATATGCGGCTCATGCAG aaatctGTAGGTCACTAAATTCTGTAGAAGAAACTACTTTGGAGTTTGATGGCAGTGCTGTGAACAGGAAACTTCCAAAGAAGGAGAGAAAGAAGTTATTAACTGCTTATTCTA ACCAAGCTACTCCTATTGGGGGGAAAGATAAGTCTGAATCCGTGGATGCTGATAACTCTGCTGTATCAGAATCCCACTTGGACAATCAAGCTGGAATAGCTTCCTGTGCAAAAA GAAATTCAGCCTGTATGGATGTGGCATCTATGACGGATGTTTCAGGAGTTGGTCCCGGAAATGAGGACAACCCAGCTTGTCTAATGCCGCCTCCAGCAAAACGTTCTAAACC GATTGCAGCTGGTTGTCTACTTCTATCAAGTGATTCAGAAGCAGTATCTGGTGTCAAAAAAATCACAAGCACTGCAGATGCATTTCCCT ATGCTCCAGTTCCTCTAGCTACAAAAATATACTACTCACAAAGAACTTATCGTCACCGAACAGAACTTACTCATCTTTATTGTGAGGCATCAACCAAGGAACTTTGCAGTGATATGGTGAGTTCAAAGAATTTACGGGAAAACATGATTCCATTGCAAGTTTCAACTCCAAGGGAGCCTTCAGGTGAACCAATGGAGGACACGCTCACCAGGAAG CAGAGACATACATACACTTTGTCTTCTGTGCGAAGCCCTGATCAAATACTTGCACAAAGTTCAGAAGTATGCTTGGGTAAAACTGGAGGATTCCTCTCAACCAGCGACTTCCCCAATCAGCATCCTGTGGATAATGTTTTGAGGCCTGAGGCCAGTCCTGTTGGATTGAGAAGCAAATATATTTCAAAGCCTTATTCTTTTGCAGGCAATTCAG GAAAACCACTGGGGACCATGCAGCAGCCAAATGGAGGTGTTCCTGTTTTATAG